From the Helianthus annuus cultivar XRQ/B chromosome 17, HanXRQr2.0-SUNRISE, whole genome shotgun sequence genome, the window AACTACTCCATTCCAACGAGCCACCCAAAAATCTGTTTTTCATCCACATGTAAGAGTCCTCTTTGATATATTCTACAGTCCTTGTTACCGACACCATAACATCATTGAATTCTTTATCGTTACGGGCTAGTCACAGACGTCACAATGAGGCTAGTATCACCATGTGAATGACTTTTCTCCACCGCTCCGTAATCGACTCAGCATCGTGAACGACCAGGATCTTCTTAGATACGTACACATCATAAAACATCCATGTCATGCCCTGACATTTGGATAAAACATTCCTACTCAAGTCAAAATCATATTTGAAAGTAGATGTCATTTTAGTTAACCAATTTGGATTAGACCATCTACACATGCAATGCTTAGCTAATCGCCAGTTGGCGTGGTCAACAAAATTTATTGAAGTCTAAATAGACTATTCAAATATTGATTTTGACATGACGAGTCAAAAAGTCAATTGGTAGATTATTAGGAAAGAGAGAAACTTTTCAAATGTTCCCAATGACCAttagatcaaatgaaagaaaaaggaaaaaacaAGCCCAAAAACATACATTCAGAATCAATTCTTTTATTAGTGAGTCAAATTTAATAAAATCTAAGGAGACAAATTGGATCTTAGTATCTTACAATTAAAAGTCATATGCTAAATAAATATACAATATTAAAAAGTCATAtgctaaataaatatatacaatatAAAATTTTTGTTGCAACTTGCTTAtaaaatttttttattgttttgtttttCTTCCATGGGAACTTAAGAATTTGCTTATTGTTTTTGCTTTATATAGATTTCTTATCAACTCAAAACCTTTTTCCATTTGTCAAACGCTTAAACTAAGTTTCATATTTTCTTTCAAGTTATACATCCCTCATTTTATAATGTTGCTTTTGGTTACTAAATTATTTAGTttctttttcagatttgatagAGACCTAAGATGGAGAACTGGAGTGCAACTAGCTCCAATAATCTGCAAAAGTTCAAATGATTTCAAGATTACTCAAAAAGCACTTGAATCCACTTATGAAAATGCAATTGCATCCAACATAAGAGTCAAAGGCTTGATCATTGCAAATCCTTCAAATCCTCTGGGCACAACTATGGATAAAGAAACACTACAAACCCTAATGAGATTCATCAATGAAAAAAACATTCATCTTGTCTGTGATGAAATTTATGCAGCAACTATCTTTAACACACCCGAATTTGTCTCCATTTCTGAGGTCTTACAAGAAATGGAACAAGATCCAACTAACCGGGTAAACCGCGAGCTTGTTCACATTATATATAGCTTGTCAAAGGATATGGGGCTCCCAGGGTTTCGTGTCGGCATTCTGTATTCATACAACGATCATGTTGTGAGTTGTGCTAGAAAAATGTCGAGTTTCGGATTAATTTCCTCACAAACTCAACTTTTTCTAGCTTCAATCCTTTCGGATGAAGAGTTTATTGACGGTTTTCTAAGTGAAAGTTCGAAGAGGTTAGCCAAACGTCATCTAACTTTCACTCAAGGGCTTGAAAAAGAGGGGATTACTTGCTTAGCAAGTAATGCCGGCCTCTTTGTCTGGATGGATTTACGTACGCTTTTAAAGAAGCCTACGTTTGATGAAGAAATGGAGCTATGGAGATTGATTATCACCGATGTTAAACTCAATGTGTCCCCTGGTTCCTCATTCCACTGCGATGAGCCCGGGTGGTTTAGAGTTTGCTTCGCCAACATGGATGATCAAACGGTTGAGATCGCATTGAAAAGGATACATGTTTTTGTTAACAAGGGGAGAAAGCATGACAGGACAACAATGAACAATAAAAAAAGGAAGTCATTTCAAAAGAATCTTCGACTTAGCTTTTCGTCACGCTTATATGATGAAGCCGCTATGATGTCCCCTCGAACTATTATGTCTCCTCATTCGCCATTCGCACTATCACCACTGGTTCAAGCAAGAACTTGATCTAGATATGCTAACAGCTTAAAGACTCGTATGAACGTGAATAAACTGGATGATTAACTTCTGTGGATCGTCGGTATATGGTATTTTATTGTGATATGTTGTTATTAATCTTATGTTGTTGTGTGTTTGAAAACTAAGTATGACATGCTTGTTAATCAATAGTGTGTAACAATCGATGAAGTTTTTTTCAACATACATGTTGTATGTTGATAATATTTGGTGATATGATCATGTAACTGATCTGTTTTTTTTATATgataatattttttaaatttatgtgTTTAATGTATCTTCTTTGCCTTATGAATCTATTAAAAGGTAGCCTATGTAGCATCGGTCATATTGGTATACACTTACTATGTACTAACTAGTGAGTCATGTCCGCCCCGCGATTCGCTATTAGAAAACTTTTTATACAGAAATGTAGATAAAATTAAGCGTGTGGCAACGGTATATTTAAAAtcttataaaacattatatttgaaaaaaaacaaaatatgctATATCGACCAAAAATCATAAAAACGAATATAGTCATCGGTTCCGATAACATTGGTATTGGTATAATAATAACGTTATTTGGTCGGTATCGGTTCGATTCGATTCATTACCAGTACGGTACCGGCAATCAGTAAAGTACAACACATATTTTGAACACAACTCGGGTTTATTACCGTACGAGTACTTTTATactttacaatacaagaaaaaaGTTTATATGgatcaaaaacaataaaaacgaataCTTATGCCGATTTTGATAATACTGATAGCGATATTGTTTGTTCGGTTTCGATTTTGTTCATCACAATACATGTACTATATATAGCCAACAATACCAAAGTACTAAATTTTTAATATAACTCCATTTTCAACAAAATATATATCGGCATGTTGAGAAAACTAAATACAGTTACGTATTTAGTTTTTCTGGAATGTTGAGAAAATTAAATACAGCTGCGTATTTAATTCTTTAGAAGCTATCGAATAAAagttatttaaaaataaattattaaaaaacTAATTAGTTAAAGACGTATTTTAGAAGTAATTACATCGTTGATCCTTTagttttcacttctaattcaaaggttttcatttttttgtattttagcctctttggtttgtttttttttttttttaatttaaccaAAAAATTACCATACTATAAATTAGGAACATGTTGGTGCTTCATGGAGTTGTACTCCAAGCTTGGGGAGTTCTCAAAAAAAATTTGAGCTTTCATTTCTAATCCAAAGGTTTTCATTTTGGTATTTTAGCCTCTTTtttagctgaaagacaaaagggtacatgcactaatcgatCTTTGTCCCGactcccgattgctgagtgttatgtgtcttatgtccaaggcttgatgcaaactactatcgagccgggggtctcactggaagcaacctctctattcctacggggtagaggtaagactgtctacatcttaccgtCCTTAGACcccacctttgctttgctattggtgggatttactgagtatgatgatgatgatggtttttttaatatttaaccaaaaaatgtttttggtaatttaaccccaacacatttttattttcaactttgatcccaTATTACCATACTATAAGTTAGGAACATGTAGGGCTGTTCATAAAGCTCGCGACTCGTAGCTCGGCTCGTAGCTCGCTCGAAAGAAGCTCGAGAAAATCTAGCTAAAAAACTCAATTTGAGATGACGTGAACCAAGCTGGCTCATTTTGTAACCAAGCCCAGCACGAGttaagctcggctcggctcgttggCTCGTTTTTAGGCTCGTTTAACTCCGACGTAAATCTCAAGCCAAGTTTAGCCTCCTTAATTAATTTCGAGCTTGAGCTCGACCCCCACcctggctcgactcggctcgactcgtttacagccctaggaaCATGTTGGTGCTTCATGGAGTTGTACTCCAAGCTTGGggagttttccaaaaaaaattgagTTTTCACTTCTAAATCAATGTTTGCAAAACTGGACCGGATGTAAGAACCTGGAGGTAtcgtaaatattataaaaattaataggGTTAAatctgaatatatatatatatatatatatatatatatatatatatatatatatatatatatagagtaaggttaacatacaaaaagccttatcatacatcacgtaggagacaatggtaaccgttggatcagaggtataatcacgcatgggaccacataattacacatgggaccacataatcacgcatgggacaacataatcacgcatgggaccacataatcacgcatgggactataatcacgcacgttctataataataacgcacgttatattttttgtcatgtatgttaatgtaggttaagccttgaagtacattatactttctctatatatatatataggggaccgctagaatgagaaccacctcgagttgtaagaaccgcgagaactacttgatccggggcgaggtggaccaatttttttttcaaaaaacatagatgcatgtattataaacacattcgtaaaaaaaaattaaaaaaatgtcgtgcgtgtagttttttacaccacaagtttgtggtttacgagttccgtaaatttacggaactcgtaaaccacaaacttgtggtgtaaaaatctacacgcacggcattttttttaattttttttacgaatgtgtttataatacatgcatctacgtttttgaaaaaaaaaatttagtccacctcgccccgtacggtgtggttcccgcggttcttacaactcgaggtggttctcattctagcggccccctgtatatatatatatacataaaccgGTCCAACCCTTCCAAAAACCGGTACGACTGGCCGGTTTCCCGGTCCAACCGTCAGGTCGGCGGTTCAACTCCGGTTCAACGCATTTCCGGCCCGATACCATGACCCGGACCGGCTCAACCTCCGGTTCCCGGTCCGACCGACCAGTCCGGGTCTAAAACACTGCTTCTAATccaaagttttcattttttgtattttaacctcgttggttttttttttttttacttttaaccaaaaaaattcatcttttgcaatttaaccctaacacaatttttatttttgatccccataattttcatcttttgcaaattttgcgttttacgtttcattctaatTTTGCGAGTGAACACGCTGCAACGTGCGTGTGGATTTCAACATTTTTTCGACTATTTTTTCTCATTTGACAGAACCGTCACAACGCGCCCATTTTTacctgtttgacaggttcgtcacaACACACGTGGtcttagatcgacttagttattcttttctatttttATGTTTCAATCTAAATTTTTCGTATTAACATGCCGCAACGGGCATGCGTGATTCAATGATTTTACATATGCTTTTCGTTCGGTCTTTTTtcgttttttgtttattttgtttttacgaacTTTTTCGGTGTTGTTGATCTATGGTAGTTGTGTAGCATTAGTACTACTTGACACAATTTCTGCTCCCGCATAACGTGGGGGACTAATACTAGTTCATTAATAACAATCATCATAACTCTAGTCTCTGTTGCACAAATTGAATACAAATATTTGAAGACAAATCTTGTACAAGATAAACCTTTACAATTAATGTCCTGGAAAGAATTTTCTATTAGATTtataatctaatactaataaagaaATACatttaggtagtgtttggtatgcaggaataaGAGAAGAAATTGAAGGGATTATTACGACGGAATGAAGAAAAGGTTGTTTGATTGGTCAACGGAATGGAATCACTCATTCCATATGGCATTCCACTCCCTCAAAATCATTTCatccaccccccatgttttttttattCCATCTCcacttgcaccattcatcaacaccacaacccacaacccaccaccttcgccaccagcccaccacccaccaccaccaccactcacatACCACCGACGTCATCCCCGCCTCCACCCGCAACCCGTCATCGCCTCCACCGTCACCACCGACCACCGTTGCCACCCATCGCCGCTACCCCCATCATCGAAGCCCGCCGTCGCAGCTAGGGATGAGATCGGTacgataccggtaccgataccgataccataaataccgttaccgaaattgaGGAAATGTGGATACCGATTACCGCACCGTATTTATAgattcggtaccggtatcggtaccggtattacggTACTTTACCATATTGgtaccgcttttgtgtcat encodes:
- the LOC110922539 gene encoding 1-aminocyclopropane-1-carboxylate synthase, whose amino-acid sequence is MAFLAENQTLLSKIATSEQHGENSPYFDGWKAYDQDPFHLTENPNGVIQMGLAENQLSLDLIENWVAKNPKSSICTKDGVSQFKDIANFQDYHGLYEFRKAIANFMGKVRGNKVAFDPDRIVMGGGATGASESLMFCLADPGDGFLVPTPYYPAFDRDLRWRTGVQLAPIICKSSNDFKITQKALESTYENAIASNIRVKGLIIANPSNPLGTTMDKETLQTLMRFINEKNIHLVCDEIYAATIFNTPEFVSISEVLQEMEQDPTNRVNRELVHIIYSLSKDMGLPGFRVGILYSYNDHVVSCARKMSSFGLISSQTQLFLASILSDEEFIDGFLSESSKRLAKRHLTFTQGLEKEGITCLASNAGLFVWMDLRTLLKKPTFDEEMELWRLIITDVKLNVSPGSSFHCDEPGWFRVCFANMDDQTVEIALKRIHVFVNKGRKHDRTTMNNKKRKSFQKNLRLSFSSRLYDEAAMMSPRTIMSPHSPFALSPLVQART